The segment GTATCAGCAATCGCATCAGCGTCCGCGGGAGGGAAAAGCAGTCCGTTCTCGTGCTCGCACAGCAGATCCGCCGCCCCGGCGCGCGGCGTTGTCAGCACGGGCAATCCGCGTGACCACGCCTCGGTGACCACCATGCCGAAACCGTCGCACAACGTCGGGAATATTAGCGCGTCGCTGGCGTGATAATGCGCCATCAATTCTGCGCGCGGGATCGATCCGCCCAACTCGACGCCTGCGGGCAATGGCCGGAGCAGTTCGTCGGGCAGGCGGATCGTGCCGAACACCCGCAACTGGGCGATCTCGCCGAGGCGATGTTCACGCCAAGCCTGGAGCAGATAGTGGGCGCCTTTGCGCGCCGAGAACGTTCCGGCCCACAGCAGCTGTACGCGCGGATCGTTCGTTCCTCCGGATTGCGCCGCCTCCTCGCTTACCGCGGGCGGCGAGCCGTAAGGTACGATTCGAACCTTCCGCACATCGAGTCCTGCGTGCGCGAAACTATCGCGCGTGAACTTCGACGCGGCGATCACGACGTCAGCGGCGTTCCATTCCGCTCGGCGCCGGGCCGTGCGCGCTTCTTCACGACGGGCGGTGTGGCGATAATAAGGCGTTCGGAGCACCGGCCAGCGGCGCGCTTCAGCCTCGAGAATGGCTCGGACGAACTGTGGTTCGGGCGCGGGCACATCATAGCAGGTGCAGATCCCGAGTTGCCGGCCGCGGGTGAGCGCCGCCAGGGAGGAGTACTCGTAGCCGTAAACGAGGTCGTGCGCGCGAGTGAGTTCCCGAGCGACGGCGCGATCGAAGGCCGGCTCAGCCCAGGCCCACACCCGATCGGTGAGCCGACCACCGCGATCGACACGGCTGACCGCCAATCGGAGCAATTCCGTCCACGGAAGGCTCTGCACTTTTTCTGGCGGAAGCTCGGTCACGGCGCGCCGCGCGAGCTGCCGGCAGAGGTCAAAACGGGCCAGGCGGGCGACGCCACAG is part of the Opitutus terrae PB90-1 genome and harbors:
- a CDS encoding glycosyltransferase family 4 protein, whose translation is MSVLISHPSVAPFVQQAARAFHEAGRLDRFVTTLRDNPSSRWQQLACGVARLARFDLCRQLARRAVTELPPEKVQSLPWTELLRLAVSRVDRGGRLTDRVWAWAEPAFDRAVARELTRAHDLVYGYEYSSLAALTRGRQLGICTCYDVPAPEPQFVRAILEAEARRWPVLRTPYYRHTARREEARTARRRAEWNAADVVIAASKFTRDSFAHAGLDVRKVRIVPYGSPPAVSEEAAQSGGTNDPRVQLLWAGTFSARKGAHYLLQAWREHRLGEIAQLRVFGTIRLPDELLRPLPAGVELGGSIPRAELMAHYHASDALIFPTLCDGFGMVVTEAWSRGLPVLTTPRAGAADLLCEHENGLLFPPADADAIADTLRRCSEQRDQLRAMRVRARHTAAGWQWSDYRAALRAALEPRPPQR